One Salvia splendens isolate huo1 chromosome 1, SspV2, whole genome shotgun sequence genomic window, ctatagcctaacggagcaagctcaaacgaactaggcatcaggcaacaatctcaacatcaaaacaatcacagccctatagcctaacggagtaagctcaaacgaactaggcatcaggcaacaatctcaacatcgaaaacaatcatggcatgacacacactttaaaccaccattatatctccaatatcataatttttgaAATCGTAAAAGAGTTTTTGTAAAGAAAGTCCACAGTAAAATTTTAATTCGAAAGCcaacctcgattgcttacaaacacggttcacaactttattgaaattcttgctcttcgtacccacgtacgcacaacaacccttatcaacatcataaccacataatacaacacaatcagttttctatcaacacattactcatgcatgccctatcgttcctttcatcgttttctcatattgcccatcccaacgttcaccatcataaacgatacgaaccctttggcatacatcaacgtgcaatgcataatcacatcataggataagttcttactcacacatgtatcatgcatttcattcaaaacttgccaacaagactatttcaatcaagacatgaatctggcagaacagcgcagtagttttgtaaaaatcataacATCCATCCGATATCagttgaagctaaaatttggtcaccacacattagacacatcaaggttcatccagttaaaaatccacaccaaaatcacatctttaggtcggtcaaaaataaaaatgaaactcactggacgagaatacaaattctgacaggactgtgcagttcaattgaaaaattcgttaaaaattcATCATTCGTCAAAAGAGGCTAAAATTTGACACAACACATAAGACACTTAAACTTCcactcagttaaaaattagtgccaaaataagatcgtttggtcggccaaatactcgtcggaacctactgtccgaacaccacagttttcatgctcaacatttacaaactagggtttgtctatcattcatccacacacgcatattcatgctttcaacacatattcacgcttcaaaaacgacatcacaaccatgttctcctatttacacatagcattcaccaatgaatcatccacaaacttacacacacacatacgtacacgcacatacacatactttctcatgcaaacatccttcccaaccgattaatttttagatctacgatttctacactcactatatgcatgaggggatcaagaaacatggattcaatggtaagaatgagaaagatgaatcaaagtatacctttctcttgaaaagcaatcggtaggaatgacgaatgatgcgattcttcgatgaatcttgaatttccaactccacaatgatgcaagaacaaggaattggtgaaggattggtggagaaggagaggatgaGAGAGACGTGTGGTATGGAGAGAAGATGGAGGCGAAATtatgagggctagggttaggcttcttttaatttatagtctaggataaatcccacaataaagcaactaaaattgtggaagaataaaatagaggtcaatgaataaatcccacaattaaaagaaaaataggcgtgtagtatgtgggggagtaatttttgaaaattgatatttaattagcatagatatttatttggtatttacttggagagaaagatactcacaaaataggtaaaaataTATTGCgtatctcataaataaggtaacaaaataattcaagcatctccaagtggggaaataaaaaggggcgtgtataatgggaaaaatcaaggaaaatacttaaatcctcaaatcaaataggaataggatttaaatttggtaatttcttgtaggaaaagactcccacaaaataggtaacaaataaattaatcccacaagtaattgaaaggcatatgggcgaaAATAATGAGGTctcaaagaaggaaagagtcaaatctTAATTAACATAGGATATGAagagatttggcaagatatggtaagatttaattggactttAATATTAGGAAAGAgataaacaagataccaataaaatctacaaaaataattccctatcctaattaataggagatttcaaaaatctcaagggatggccaaggggtcgaaaatcatgtagaatagcatacgtattatttcaaataaaatggctagaatgattatgcattatcccatttaatttaatttacacattggaagcttaatcacattaactcacataactcacaacaactaattttacataattaactcaaacacatagagactcaatttccataaaagaaattctcattcaacatccacattaattaaaataaaataagccaccaaataaaaataataaaaaaagtcacaattttctggggtgctacatccttccctcttaacagaaatttcgtcccgaaatttggtcgtctcacaaaaacaactcggggtacttttctttcatcctatcttctaactcccacgtggcttcctatGTTCGCATGCTTATGTCgcagtactttcacacataacacatacttatGACATCATGTACTTCATGCTCATGTTTCAACATAATAATACCATcacattatcatattcacacataacttTCATACACATGCGTACTCTTGCAAACACATTCTTATCATCTCATCATCGATTTCATAtcctttcaacaacttaaaacatacctcatttTTCGGTTGAACGTGATGCTtcgaatgttgagccttcatgacacatttagtctaggggtactaatctagacttaatctgaaagaaaactctcggaccagagcgaaagaacgaagctctgataccactttgtcacgaccgccctcactaaggatagtaaagacggggaaatcgtgacaagggaagggactaaggagcggggaagaagaaggggaaaacaatgaaagacaacatcttaaacaaagcttcaaaagaaaagttttaatcgattaaacaattaagcagcgggttaatatctcaaggtaattaatgtcataaagtagtgtagagcaaaacgaaagactttatcaagaacgattcgaaacaaggcagaGGAATAAAGGTGTCTAGAGATAAATAGGGAGACgcttatgtatgaagacacgacgcatccgtaatttcttaaggctcgactcaacatccgccgcaacatcaccgctcaacctgcacataaagaaaacatatgtagggctgagtacttgacatactcagtggacacacgccaaaatatttgataaaagttatgtcatccataccatagtgaactcgagttttaacattttagaaaagaatatcatcgagtatcacaaaacattttcgtagactggccagtcaaaacaatctccccactttctcatcaatcaatcaatcaatcacatcctcttaccatagtgcgacgaaagtgtggccacactattcgcccacgagaccggccgattagcaaggacggctcccgatcccacctgtgtacacagcctgatagggtttgcggccatactcagacccgaattcgtttcacacatagccctatagcctaacggagtaagatcaaacgaactaggcatcaggcaacaatctcaacatcaaaacaattacagcctatagcctaacggagtaagatcaaacgaactaggcatcaggcaacaatctcaacatcgaaaacaatcatggcatgacatacaCTTTAAACCACCATTATATCTCtaatatcataatttttgaaatcgtaaaagagttttagtaaagaaagTCCACAGTAAAATTTttgttcgaaagcccacctcgattgcttacaaacacggttcacaactttattgaaatccttgctcttcgtacccacgtacgcacaacaacccttatcaacgtcataaccacataatacaacacaatcagttttctatcaacacaatactcatgcatgccctatcgttcctttcatcgttttctcatattgcccatcccaacgttcaccatcataaacgatacgaaccctttggcatacatcaacgtgcaacgcataatcacatcataggataagttcttactcacacatgtatcatgcatttcattcaaaacttgccaacaagactatttcaatcaagacatgaatctggcagaacaacgTAGTCGTTtcgatatcatttgaagctaaaatttggtcaccacacattagacacatcaaggttcattcagttaaaaatccacaccaaaatcacatctttaggtcggtcaaaaattaaaacgaaactcactggacgagaatacaaattttgacaggactgcgcagttcaattaaAAAATTCGTTATAAAATCATCTTttgtcaaaagaggctgaaattttgacacaacacagaagacacttaaaattccactcagttaaaaattcgttccacaataagatcgtttggtcggcaaaacactcgtcggaacctactgtccgaacaccacagttttcatgctcaacatttacaaactagggtttgtctatcattcatccgcacacacacatattcatgctttcaacacattCACGCTTCAAAAACGACATCACAACCATGTCCTCCTATTatacatagcattcaccaatgaatcatccacaaactctcacacacacatacatacacgcacatacacatactttctcatgcaaacatccttccgaaccgattaatttttagataaaCGATTTccacactcactatatgcatgaggggatcaagaaacatggattcaatggtaagaaggagaaagatgaatcaaagtatacctttctcttgaaaaacaatcggtaggaatgacgaatggtgcgattcttcgatgaatcttgagtttccaactccacaatgatgcaagaacaaggaattggtgaaggattggtggagaaggagaggaagagagagatgTGTGGTATGGAGAGAAGATGGAGGCGAAAATAAGAGGGCTAGGGTTAGgcttcttttaatttatagtctaaGATAAATCCCacataaagcaattaaaattgtggaagaataaaatagaggtcaatgaataaatcccaccattaaaaggaaaataggcgtgtagtatgtgggggagtaattttcaaaaattgctatttaattagcataaatatttatttggtatttacttggagagaaagatacTCACAAAAAAGGTAaaacgatattgagtatctcataaataaggtaacaaaataattcaagcatctccaagtggggaaataaaaaggggcGTGTATAATGGGAAATAATGTAATGGGAGTAATTCAAGTTATGTGTTAATATGGGCTTgtcgttggcgcatgtcggcaaatgcacggactcgatcgacctcttcatggggtatccccatacgtacattggcggtggccacgccaTGGCTTGGACCgacagcatcaacatcatcattggcccaatcagtcagtgctggaccttcatctttaacaatcatgttgtgcatgataatacatgcatacaatctatgctgcccaataTTCCCAGAACTCCGTactgactcccgtgcatatccatcagagcctgacaatcttcgggggtaggcttccgaagatacctatccccgaatatctccctaacgccctcacaaaaatacttcagacaatcgcgggcagtcgtctcgccgatgtggaggtactcatcgaacatgtcggtcgcacctccgtatgccagctgcctggttgcggcagtgcacttctgtatcggcgtgtggccgagtttaccaaccgcatcctccctcatcttgaaatactcgtatcgacgctctaaagcgcccacgatacgcagaaatagcggacgatgcatccttaAACGTCGCCGAAACATGTTCTCCTCAAACCGCGGCTCcagagcgaagtagtcctcatacaaccgacggtgtgcagcgatgtggtcccggggtactatagttcgacgatggatgggtcgaggtagcGCCACCTGCTGCTGCAAGGCCGCTTGTATCGCGCGATTTATCTCCCTGGACGTAACGGCCCACAACTGTTCTCTAATTCGCCGACGTACGTCATTAGAAAttccaccactaccacccgcaccactaccactcAGTGGCAGAGGGAGTAGGGACAAAGGGGGTACAAGTGTACCcccaaattttttttgtagtattatatatttaaatacaaattctgagtttatattaataatatatgtgTAATGTCCCCCTATTTGGCTACTCCAAAAACTACGCGGCCAAAAACTAATGTCCCCCTAATCCATATTTGGCTATTCCTCCAATAAAtattggaaaataaataaaatacatttaataaatcaAAAAGTGGTAAAACTCAATTTTAATTCAAAGCATTTTTTACAtaacacaataaaaataacaaacctATTGCCATCCCCAATTGAAAACCGCCGACTGCTTCTGCTTCTTGCCTTCTTCCGCCGCCGAATACCGCTCTCCAACTCCGGTTTCTTGCCTTCTTCCGTGACTTGCCGCCTCAATTTTCATCATACACTTTGTTCTTTGTTGAAAAGGTGAGTGATTAGGAATTTAGGTGTAAAAGTTTAGTTCATTAAATAATTTAGGGATTTTGGCAGCTTGTGCAAAATAGAATAATGTTTTACACTTTATGACTCTCTCTTATTGTCTTGGAATTGGGGTGAATTGAAAACAGCCGTGCTTCCAATTATTTGTGGATGAGAAATTCTCAATTAAGTATTATTTTAGGGATTATAGAGTATTAAATGCacaagtatttaattttaaatagcttaattgttgttttggattctaaattattgtgtttcaattttaaaaatttgatcttCTGACTTCTATGATAAGTTGTTTTTTATGTCTAGTTATAATTGTTGTGAATGCACAACATTAGAATTGAATGGTCACTTTAACCAAAGATCAGCTACAGAAAATGAGGGAGGATGAATGAGAGATTCACTTGAACAAGGTAATCTCAATTTGCAATAAACATGGCATTGTTGTTCCAGATATGAAAGCTCACTATAGCCCTCATGGAAGATCAAAACGTTTTGTTCAACAAGTTTCATATCTTCATCATTTTCGTGTTGATGTGTTTATCAAAGTGATTGACTAATTACTTCAAGAACTTGATAATCGATTCGATGAAGTTAATATGGagttgctcagatgtatggctTGCTTCAATCCTAAAGATGGCTTCTCTTCTTTTGACAAGGAAAAGGTACTCAAACTTGCCACTTTTTATCCTTCCGATTTTTCAAACATTGATTTAATGGACCTTGAGTGCCAACTTGATATATTCATTGGAGATATGAGAAGTGATGAAGACTTTCAGAATTTGCGAGATATTAGTTCTCTTTTGGTGAAGCTTGTTGAAACAAAAAGAGATGTGGTTTATCCGCATGTGGTTTTGCTTatcaagttgattttgattcttcTGGTTGCCACTGCAAGTGTAGAGAGAGTGTTTTCTGGAATGACGTTTGTGAAGAATAAGTTGAGAAATAGAATGGGTGATCAACCTTTGAATGATTGTTTGGTCACTTTCATTGAGAAAGTTGTGTTTCTACAAGTATCCGATGATGATCTGGTGAATCATTTTGAAGAAATGAAGACTCgtcgaaaaataaattagatataatgtagtttatttttgtattttgaaatgtatgactctaaaatttgtatatttcaaaatatattgcttttagtattagtttttatttttggtatgttaTATAATGATTTATCATATGACTCGCACCCCCGAATAtaaattcctggatccgccactgctaccactaccactagccattctggatatataaaagaaacgtagagagagaaactcgttaaaacaagtggtgcaaatgaaataaagttcaacgagccgtatatatatatttttaaaatgaaaaattgggacgtccgtcgggaacctgcaatggcggacgtcgtcGGAAAGCTACGGATCTGTGGTGTCCACAGCAGACGTCCGCATTCGTCCCTCccacgcctaatggcggacgtcccgtgttggccggacgtccgccgttgTAGATGCTCTTATATACCTTTAAACTCTGTATGTATAATGCGCTAATCTTAAATAAGAGCCGTTAGCAAGCAACGTTGAATTATTTGCATTGCAACCCTTTCTGGTAATTGTTGCATTCATCATACATCTCCTAAATGGTTGCATTCACCGTACATCTCCTAAATGCCATAGAGGCCATTTTCGGTATCTGGAAATTACAATTTTGGTACCTATTCAATCATGTAATTATTTCAGACATACATAAAAGCACCTTttacaacaaaaatattttcttttgaattaattcacttgaattttttaaataattacttgAATAATGTATATATTAAGCTTTATAATGAAAACATTACTATAGttcactttaatattttaagtaaaaaaaatgttacttgCAAGAGTTTACTTTAATTTATGTTAGATataattcatttaaattttaattattatatttaaaaaatattcttcactatactatattttaattaacgtaattaaaatatttatttttcacttaagtatagtaacatttaaatgtttaactaacattttttaaataaaaaattactataattcactataatactttttcttctcaaatttaaaaaaaaattagttaaattttgaagtaaaaataaatcccacaaagaattttctataattcactttaatatttatatttaaaaatgttaCTATTAAATATAATGTTTTCTTCGCAAATATATAGATTAATCTGTATAAaaagtaat contains:
- the LOC121792402 gene encoding uncharacterized protein LOC121792402; amino-acid sequence: MELLRCMACFNPKDGFSSFDKEKVLKLATFYPSDFSNIDLMDLECQLDIFIGDMRSDEDFQNLRDISSLLVKLVETKRDVVYPHVVLLIKLILILLVATASVERVFSGMTFVKNKLRNRMGDQPLNDCLVTFIEKVVFLQVSDDDLVNHFEEMKTRRKIN